Part of the Athalia rosae chromosome 2, iyAthRosa1.1, whole genome shotgun sequence genome, TTTCATatcgaaatccgaaaaatctttcattaCAGAATGTTTGTATTCATTTCAGTTCGTATCAAGATGGATATCAGGCCCAATAATACTATCTACATAAATAacctgaacgaaaaaataaacaaagagGAACTGCAGAAATCCCTTTATGCGATATTCTCACAGTTTGGTCAGATCCTCGATATCGTTGCCCTTAAGACTTTGAAAATGCGTGGCCAAGCTTTCGTCATCTTCAAAGAAATTGCAAGTGCCACCAATGCTGTCAGATCCATGCAAGGCTTTCCATTCTACGATAAACCTATGGTAAAACTACTATCTCTATGAAGTTCACATGTCTTTCCTTATAGAAAATTCTTTACTTGGACGTCTTTGCTTGTGCATATTTTGGAACCAATGGCTATCTTCTCTAAATCAGTTGATTCAATGCAGATCCTAAATGAAACATTGAGCTCTAGATTCCCTTATTGTTTTCATTTCCAGAGGATACAATATTCCAAAACCGACAGCGATGTAATTGCGAAACGGAAGGGGACGTTTGCAGAGCGTCCAAAGAAGCCGAAGCGTGTTGTTCCTGCGGCAGAGGAAGAAGCAAAACGCGCGAAAAAGCGGGCTAAAGAACAGGCCAAGCACTCTCAGCAAGCGGGCTACCATTCCGGAGTACCACAGCATACGGGAATGGTCAACACAGCAGTTCCTGAAC contains:
- the LOC105688263 gene encoding U1 small nuclear ribonucleoprotein A — translated: MDIRPNNTIYINNLNEKINKEELQKSLYAIFSQFGQILDIVALKTLKMRGQAFVIFKEIASATNAVRSMQGFPFYDKPMRIQYSKTDSDVIAKRKGTFAERPKKPKRVVPAAEEEAKRAKKRAKEQAKHSQQAGYHSGVPQHTGMVNTAVPEQPPNQILFLTNLPDETSEMMLSMLFNQFPGFKEVRLVPNRHDIAFVEFENEVQSGAAKDALQGFKITPSHAMKISFAKK